The following are from one region of the Treponema denticola genome:
- a CDS encoding glycosyltransferase family 25 protein, with amino-acid sequence MTSNEIITIFTPTFNREKTLERCYQSLLKQNDYNFIWLVIDDGSTDNTASLITNFREAAPFAVNYIYQENAGKQAAWNKALDICTTEYFICLDSDDALIENALAKVLPYLNEIKNDADIVGLRCNAVNSLTNTIDSDSLSPKPIKESWFEEVVNDKFVGEKLDIFKTDVLRHFYFPIAKNIKFIPENWMYCSIAKAGFCFLYLPVAIRIFYHYNDENRLTLSPVVKHAEGHYICRSHLLKIMPKSVWIRNPLFYLKTLIRFAQTARITQKTFSMRRLDTGSFLVAVLSFILQYIKAGLYSAKIVRGNMPIYVLNLEHNTERKKYMQDILKNIPVPYSFFPAVYGKEIKNIDDVYDSKKTLKILNRVLNEGEIGCALSHRLIYKKMIDENISQALILEDDVSLSPEFYSVYRALSEMPIGNKIVLLGTTVAKRIKKVWRKKLTSAHSMYLVLNNYPGTYGYVIGLEAAKKIYYHNEKVFIEADRWKYYRRFSQIWLVSPSVVIADELFPSEIGSYLRHTP; translated from the coding sequence CTCCGACATTTAACAGAGAAAAAACGTTAGAACGTTGTTATCAAAGTTTGTTAAAGCAAAATGATTATAATTTTATTTGGCTGGTAATTGATGACGGTTCAACAGATAATACGGCCTCGCTTATTACAAATTTTAGAGAGGCTGCTCCGTTTGCTGTTAATTATATATATCAGGAAAATGCCGGAAAGCAAGCTGCTTGGAATAAAGCTTTGGATATTTGTACAACGGAATATTTTATATGCTTGGATTCTGATGATGCTCTGATAGAAAATGCTTTAGCAAAAGTACTGCCGTATCTAAATGAGATAAAAAATGATGCAGACATTGTTGGTCTACGGTGCAATGCTGTTAATTCTCTAACCAATACGATTGACAGCGACTCTTTGTCGCCAAAACCTATTAAGGAGTCATGGTTCGAAGAAGTTGTAAATGATAAATTTGTCGGGGAAAAGTTAGATATTTTTAAAACCGATGTGTTAAGGCATTTCTATTTTCCTATCGCGAAAAATATTAAATTTATTCCTGAAAATTGGATGTATTGTTCTATTGCAAAAGCTGGGTTTTGTTTTCTTTATTTACCGGTAGCCATAAGGATATTTTATCATTACAATGATGAAAATCGATTGACCTTATCGCCTGTAGTAAAACATGCTGAAGGGCATTATATATGCCGTAGCCATTTATTGAAAATAATGCCGAAATCCGTATGGATTCGTAATCCTTTATTTTACTTAAAAACATTAATTCGGTTTGCTCAAACGGCAAGAATTACACAAAAAACTTTTAGTATGCGTAGACTTGATACCGGTTCTTTTCTTGTTGCCGTATTAAGTTTTATTCTGCAATATATAAAAGCCGGGCTTTATTCGGCCAAAATAGTGCGAGGTAATATGCCGATATATGTACTTAATCTTGAGCATAATACTGAGCGAAAAAAATATATGCAGGATATATTAAAAAATATCCCTGTGCCATATTCCTTTTTTCCTGCCGTTTATGGTAAGGAAATAAAAAATATCGATGATGTATATGATTCAAAAAAAACATTAAAAATATTGAACAGGGTGTTAAATGAAGGAGAAATAGGCTGCGCACTGAGTCATCGTCTCATTTATAAAAAAATGATCGATGAAAATATCTCCCAAGCATTAATTTTGGAAGATGATGTTTCCCTATCGCCGGAGTTTTATTCGGTTTATCGTGCTTTATCGGAAATGCCTATAGGTAATAAAATAGTATTATTAGGGACAACCGTTGCAAAGCGGATAAAAAAGGTATGGCGGAAAAAACTGACTTCCGCTCACTCAATGTATTTAGTATTGAATAATTATCCCGGTACTTATGGATATGTTATTGGGTTAGAGGCTGCAAAAAAAATATATTATCATAATGAAAAAGTTTTTATCGAAGCAGATCGCTGGAAGTATTATAGAAGATTTTCTCAGATATGGCTCGTGTCTCCATCTGTTGTTATTGCTGATGAACTGTTTCCGTCTGAGATTGGAAGTTATCTTAGACATACGCCTTAA
- a CDS encoding MBOAT family O-acyltransferase, producing the protein MSWNPKYIILIITSIIITYTSGILMETYNHRKKLFLITSLILNLLILFFFKYLNFSFEILQNFLTLFGIRISTPNFNFLLPVGISFYTFQALGYTIDVYRGTVKAEKNFITYALFVTFFPQLVAGPIERTEHLLPQFKQNHLFDVDMAASGLKLAAWGLFQKMVIADRLAVYVNSVYADISAYNSLAVLLSVFFFSFQILCDFAGYSNIAIGVARILGFNLMKNFNAPYLSVSVNDFWKRWHISLSSYFRDYVYIPLGGNRVGKYRHLLNIFITFIISGIWHGAGWNFICWGFLHAIYQIFSSLTVNIREKIRTFFKIPVSSLPIHIIKIFITFIFITFAWIFFRADTISDALLIIKKITYFPSDLMIMFNEFSVYGVIGGIKKGLFLTTIIEQGIFAINGFGIVELSISFFVILVLILSDIFRQKDSLLFRVKNMPPICRFIMYYFFILFIIFFGMYTNNQFIYFQF; encoded by the coding sequence ATGTCGTGGAACCCTAAGTATATAATCTTGATTATTACTTCAATTATTATAACATATACATCGGGAATATTAATGGAAACATATAATCATAGAAAAAAACTATTTCTTATTACATCACTTATTTTAAATCTTTTGATTTTATTTTTCTTTAAATATTTGAATTTTAGCTTTGAAATACTTCAAAATTTTTTAACATTATTCGGTATTAGAATCTCTACTCCAAATTTTAATTTTTTGTTGCCGGTTGGAATTTCTTTTTATACTTTTCAAGCTTTGGGATATACGATTGATGTATACCGAGGTACTGTGAAAGCTGAAAAGAATTTTATTACTTACGCACTATTTGTTACTTTTTTTCCTCAGCTTGTTGCCGGCCCTATCGAGAGAACAGAACATTTATTACCGCAGTTTAAGCAAAATCATTTATTTGATGTTGATATGGCTGCAAGCGGATTAAAGCTTGCTGCTTGGGGGCTATTTCAGAAAATGGTTATAGCAGATAGATTGGCTGTTTATGTAAATTCTGTTTACGCCGATATTTCAGCATATAATTCACTTGCCGTATTATTAAGTGTTTTCTTTTTCTCATTTCAGATATTATGCGATTTTGCGGGTTATTCAAATATTGCAATAGGAGTTGCTAGAATTCTTGGCTTTAATTTAATGAAAAATTTTAATGCTCCATATCTTTCAGTATCAGTAAATGATTTTTGGAAGCGATGGCATATTTCTTTATCGTCATATTTTCGCGATTATGTGTATATTCCTTTGGGTGGAAATAGAGTAGGTAAATATAGACATTTATTAAATATTTTTATTACATTTATAATAAGCGGGATATGGCATGGGGCCGGTTGGAATTTTATCTGTTGGGGTTTTTTACATGCTATCTATCAAATTTTTAGTAGTCTTACTGTAAATATTAGAGAAAAAATAAGAACTTTTTTTAAAATCCCTGTTTCTAGTTTGCCTATACATATTATTAAAATATTTATTACTTTTATTTTTATTACATTTGCATGGATTTTTTTTAGAGCTGATACTATTTCTGATGCTCTATTAATAATAAAGAAAATCACTTATTTCCCTTCTGATTTGATGATCATGTTTAATGAGTTTAGTGTATATGGTGTAATAGGGGGTATTAAAAAGGGATTGTTTTTAACAACAATAATTGAGCAAGGAATTTTTGCTATCAATGGTTTCGGTATAGTGGAGTTGTCTATTTCCTTTTTTGTGATATTGGTTTTAATTTTAAGTGATATTTTCAGGCAAAAAGACAGTCTGCTTTTTAGAGTAAAAAATATGCCGCCAATCTGTAGATTTATTATGTACTATTTTTTTATTTTGTTTATAATATTTTTTGGTATGTATACGAATAATCAGTTTATTTATTTTCAATTTTAA
- a CDS encoding YidC/Oxa1 family membrane protein insertase → MLNFLYMIFIYPVYMFVEFVFFLANNITDDYIGFSIILLSVTVNVICLPIYNVAEKWQEKERDIQKKLKPKIRDIKAVFKGDERYMMLSAYYRQNQYHPLYAMRGMFALLIQIPFFIAAYKLLSGLPMLNNASFWFLKDLGNPDGLLHIAGRNVNALPIVMTVINISASAVYSKGLDIKEKFQLYITAAVFLVLLYNSPSGLVFYWTLNNIFSLFKNIFYRIKLSKKIWYIIAALFFVSLTVITKNSTSKLRPLVIMEFFTALILFVPIIWIVVSKFLLKNIRSVFYDDKERFSLFLQTSIALFMFLGLVIPTATIASSPQEFVNFENISNPFIILFYTAVQSIGCLFWLVCLYKLFQKKVQISFTFGSIIVLAVAMINAYLFKDKYVSINNLLMFSDSGKLRHTQYELIINLLAMGITSIIVFFILYSGIIKKYIGTVLKILLISFVALTTVSSITIYKEVRSMRSTVNAEPLSDKAYRISKTGKNIFIFMLDRSMNFFIDPIFESSELVKKEYTGFTVFENSVAFGLSTNFSTPSLFGGYEYTPEKIDARKDELLVDKHNEALSVLPRLFSEHNWCVSFTDPSWLNYSWIPDLSVFKKYNMRAKNIDGNGIYTNDFLKHTVHGSVPQSKIYGIRRNMLYFSLFKILPLEVRRIFYANGMYGGVGVPIYSAAFMNAYSALENITEEVEFVENKNCINIIVNNVTHEPPRRDTMQMIGKNFLIPIAERYCLNETTESHFYSNYLAHESCAHFFSFLKKNGCWHNSRIIIVGDHGGGGIRTNGMKFIDDFLASGSYFSPEALIPLIMMKDFDSDGALKKDYTFMTLADIPALTTKDFPPELQENPFTGEKFLDTQDKAVIKAVSLGNWHANHQLKSTQFEVDSWTFIKDNVYDPACWSRTNFNTK, encoded by the coding sequence ATGTTAAATTTTTTATATATGATTTTTATATACCCTGTATATATGTTTGTTGAGTTTGTGTTTTTTCTTGCAAACAATATAACGGATGATTATATAGGTTTTTCTATTATTTTGTTAAGCGTCACGGTAAATGTAATTTGCTTACCGATATATAACGTTGCCGAAAAATGGCAGGAAAAAGAGCGAGATATCCAAAAAAAATTAAAGCCGAAAATCCGTGATATAAAAGCTGTTTTTAAAGGCGATGAACGGTATATGATGCTTTCTGCTTATTATAGGCAAAATCAGTATCATCCGCTATATGCAATGCGTGGTATGTTTGCACTGCTTATTCAAATACCTTTTTTTATTGCTGCATATAAGCTCTTATCGGGTTTGCCGATGCTTAATAACGCATCGTTTTGGTTTTTAAAAGATTTGGGGAATCCGGATGGTTTATTGCATATAGCCGGTAGAAATGTGAATGCCTTGCCAATAGTCATGACAGTCATAAATATTTCTGCATCTGCTGTGTATTCAAAAGGCTTAGACATAAAAGAGAAATTTCAGCTGTATATTACTGCTGCCGTTTTTCTTGTTTTATTGTACAATTCGCCTTCAGGATTAGTATTCTACTGGACATTAAACAATATTTTTTCGCTTTTTAAAAATATTTTTTATAGAATAAAATTGAGCAAAAAAATATGGTACATTATTGCTGCACTATTTTTTGTTTCTCTTACAGTTATAACTAAAAATAGCACTTCAAAATTACGGCCGTTAGTTATTATGGAGTTTTTTACTGCTCTTATATTATTTGTGCCTATAATATGGATAGTTGTGTCCAAATTTTTACTTAAAAATATCAGATCCGTCTTTTATGATGACAAAGAACGCTTCTCTCTTTTTTTACAAACCTCTATCGCTCTGTTTATGTTTTTAGGTTTGGTAATTCCTACAGCTACTATTGCAAGTTCTCCGCAAGAATTTGTTAATTTTGAAAATATTTCTAATCCTTTCATTATCCTTTTTTATACCGCTGTGCAAAGTATCGGCTGTTTATTTTGGCTTGTGTGTCTCTATAAGTTATTTCAGAAAAAAGTACAAATTTCTTTTACATTCGGTTCTATTATAGTGCTTGCGGTTGCAATGATCAATGCTTATCTTTTTAAAGATAAATACGTCAGCATCAATAATCTGCTTATGTTTTCTGATTCAGGAAAGTTGCGGCATACGCAGTATGAGCTTATAATAAATTTATTGGCGATGGGAATAACGAGTATTATTGTATTTTTTATACTTTATTCTGGTATTATAAAAAAATATATCGGTACGGTATTAAAAATACTGCTTATTTCTTTTGTTGCCCTTACGACGGTCTCCTCAATCACAATTTATAAAGAGGTTCGTTCTATGCGCTCTACTGTCAATGCGGAACCTTTGTCCGATAAGGCGTATCGAATAAGTAAAACAGGGAAAAATATCTTTATATTCATGTTAGATCGCTCTATGAATTTTTTTATTGATCCTATATTTGAGTCTTCCGAACTAGTAAAAAAAGAATATACCGGATTTACAGTTTTTGAAAATAGTGTTGCCTTCGGTTTAAGTACCAATTTCAGTACTCCGTCATTATTTGGTGGTTATGAATACACCCCCGAAAAGATTGATGCCCGTAAAGATGAGTTGTTAGTCGATAAACACAATGAAGCATTAAGTGTGTTACCACGCCTTTTTAGCGAACATAATTGGTGTGTTAGCTTTACTGATCCATCATGGCTCAATTATTCTTGGATTCCCGATCTTTCGGTATTTAAGAAATATAATATGAGAGCAAAAAATATTGATGGGAATGGAATATATACGAATGACTTTCTTAAACACACAGTCCATGGTTCGGTTCCTCAGTCAAAAATATATGGAATTCGCCGTAATATGTTGTATTTTTCTTTGTTTAAAATTTTACCGCTTGAAGTACGGCGGATATTTTATGCAAATGGAATGTACGGCGGTGTGGGTGTCCCTATTTATTCCGCTGCGTTTATGAATGCCTATTCTGCTTTAGAGAATATTACGGAAGAAGTTGAATTTGTAGAAAATAAAAATTGCATAAATATAATCGTTAATAATGTGACACATGAGCCTCCTCGAAGAGATACTATGCAGATGATCGGAAAGAATTTTTTAATTCCGATAGCAGAACGTTATTGTCTTAATGAAACAACAGAAAGTCATTTTTATTCTAATTATCTGGCACATGAATCTTGTGCACACTTTTTTAGTTTTTTGAAAAAAAATGGGTGTTGGCATAATTCCCGTATAATTATTGTAGGAGATCATGGAGGTGGCGGTATACGTACGAATGGCATGAAATTTATTGATGATTTCTTGGCTTCGGGTTCTTATTTTTCACCTGAAGCTTTGATCCCGTTAATTATGATGAAAGATTTCGATTCAGATGGGGCATTAAAAAAAGATTATACATTTATGACGTTAGCTGATATTCCGGCTTTAACTACCAAAGATTTTCCGCCCGAATTACAAGAGAATCCGTTTACAGGGGAAAAATTTCTTGATACCCAAGATAAAGCGGTTATAAAAGCGGTAAGTTTGGGAAACTGGCATGCAAATCATCAATTAAAATCTACGCAGTTTGAGGTCGATAGTTGGACTTTTATAAAAGACAATGTCTATGATCCTGCTTGTTGGAGTAGAACAAATTTTAATACTAAATAA
- a CDS encoding CDP-glycerol glycerophosphotransferase family protein, translating to MIPLLYIDPGTGSILFSIVIGLITTLYFVAKTVFIKLKIAVYKDKARVSGNKNTIVIYSEGKRYWNVFAPICNEFERHQTEVIFYTSSEDDPVFFQNYTYIKPEYIGKGNRAFARLNMLEAAICLMTTPGLDVYQLKRSKHVKHYSHILHALDDATSYRLFGLDYFDSVLLSGEYQINGIRELEDLRGIKKKELCVVGCPYLDVLKEKLKDLPRQNEAFTVLIAPSWGANGILSKYGEKLLTPLVETGWSIIVRPHPQSKTAESDMLKKLKEKYKVNSNLSWDYEPENITSLSKADIMISDFSSVIFDYCFLFDKPFLYCNNEFDHRPYDSGDLKELPWKFSILKDIGKELKSTDFTDIRKIIQETCESSTLKENRLKAKDTAWQNRGLAGQKAYEFLMEIKRTC from the coding sequence ATGATTCCATTATTGTATATTGATCCCGGGACTGGAAGTATTTTATTTTCTATTGTGATAGGTCTTATTACAACATTGTATTTTGTAGCAAAAACAGTTTTTATAAAGCTAAAGATTGCTGTATATAAAGATAAGGCAAGAGTTTCAGGTAATAAAAATACTATTGTAATTTATTCGGAAGGCAAGCGTTATTGGAATGTATTTGCTCCTATCTGCAATGAGTTTGAAAGACATCAAACAGAAGTCATTTTTTATACTTCATCGGAAGATGATCCTGTGTTTTTTCAGAACTATACATATATAAAACCTGAATATATTGGTAAGGGGAATAGAGCTTTTGCTCGGCTGAATATGCTTGAAGCTGCTATCTGTTTGATGACAACGCCTGGGCTGGATGTATATCAACTGAAGCGTTCGAAGCATGTCAAGCATTACAGCCATATTCTTCATGCGCTCGATGATGCTACAAGTTACAGGCTTTTTGGCCTTGATTATTTTGATTCAGTCCTTTTATCAGGTGAGTATCAGATTAATGGAATAAGAGAGCTTGAAGATTTGCGCGGAATAAAGAAAAAAGAATTATGCGTGGTGGGCTGTCCTTATTTGGATGTACTTAAGGAAAAATTGAAGGATTTACCTCGGCAAAATGAAGCTTTTACAGTTTTGATAGCTCCTTCATGGGGTGCAAACGGTATTCTTTCCAAATATGGAGAAAAGCTACTTACGCCTCTTGTAGAAACGGGATGGAGTATTATTGTTCGTCCACATCCTCAAAGTAAGACCGCTGAGTCCGATATGCTAAAAAAATTAAAAGAAAAGTATAAGGTAAATAGTAATCTTTCTTGGGATTATGAGCCTGAAAATATTACTTCTCTTTCAAAGGCCGATATAATGATTTCCGATTTTTCGAGTGTTATTTTTGACTATTGCTTTTTATTTGACAAGCCGTTTTTATACTGCAATAACGAATTCGATCATCGCCCCTATGACTCAGGAGATTTAAAAGAGCTGCCATGGAAGTTTTCCATATTAAAAGATATTGGAAAGGAATTAAAATCTACAGATTTTACTGATATAAGAAAAATTATTCAAGAAACTTGCGAAAGTTCTACCTTAAAAGAAAACAGATTAAAAGCTAAAGATACTGCATGGCAAAATAGAGGACTCGCAGGACAGAAGGCTTATGAATTTTTAATGGAGATTAAAAGAACATGCTAG
- a CDS encoding glycosyltransferase family 32 protein, giving the protein MIPKVIHYCWFGGNPLPETALRCIESWKKYCPDYEIKEWNEKNYDVNKIIYTAQAYQAKKYAFVSDYARFDILYQHGGIYFDTDVEVIKPIDEIIEKGAFFGMETIGTVNPGLGIAAFAGDPLYAEILKSYEKSSFFKPNGKPDLTTIVERVTGILCKHGFLKENKIQLVKNISIYPIDYFNPKDPRTGIISITSNTYTIHHFDASWTTPLRKKYIKYSKFLIPKIGYIITNIILSPMRIMCILQEVGFMGLIKKFIGRY; this is encoded by the coding sequence ATGATTCCAAAGGTAATTCATTATTGTTGGTTTGGAGGAAATCCTTTACCGGAAACAGCCCTTAGGTGTATTGAGTCATGGAAAAAATACTGTCCGGACTACGAGATTAAAGAATGGAATGAAAAAAACTATGATGTAAATAAAATTATTTACACAGCTCAAGCGTATCAGGCAAAAAAATACGCATTCGTAAGTGATTATGCTCGGTTTGATATTTTGTATCAACATGGCGGTATATATTTTGATACGGATGTTGAAGTAATTAAACCCATTGATGAAATTATTGAAAAAGGTGCTTTTTTCGGTATGGAAACCATTGGAACTGTAAATCCGGGTTTAGGCATTGCAGCCTTTGCAGGAGATCCGCTTTATGCCGAAATTTTAAAATCTTATGAGAAATCATCTTTCTTTAAACCTAATGGTAAACCTGATCTTACAACAATTGTAGAACGTGTTACAGGTATATTGTGCAAACATGGTTTTTTAAAAGAAAATAAAATACAATTAGTAAAAAATATTAGTATATATCCTATTGATTATTTTAATCCTAAGGATCCAAGGACAGGTATAATCAGTATAACTTCTAATACATATACTATTCACCACTTTGATGCAAGTTGGACTACTCCTTTAAGAAAGAAATATATAAAATATTCTAAATTTTTAATTCCCAAGATAGGGTATATTATAACTAATATTATTTTATCACCGATGCGTATCATGTGCATTCTCCAAGAGGTCGGTTTTATGGGGTTGATTAAAAAATTCATCGGCCGTTATTAG
- a CDS encoding glycosyltransferase, producing MKILHIITNTELGGAQTVCISLANMASDEGNTVAVASMNGGYLWDNLSSSVIQFKIKNMIKAIRLLPDLKCYFELKKVINEFAPDIIHLHSSKAGTLGRLAGFKYRKKIIYTVHGFDSIRLHHRIFLPLERFLQRFCGAIVAVSKYDEKKLYKEKITKNIKTIYNGISLNSVDSPKPFDSSSYKKVIMTIARISRQKRFESFLSIASDPVMKDYLFVWVGGSAEKSMDEIKKDYSIPSNVLLLGDYPNASSLLPYCDLFVLFSNYEGLPMTILEAMAYKKAIVASNVGGISELVDVTNGALIETDDGAVEAIGDILQDDEKKAKMGKASFEKFSKFFTLDIMWKNYRSLYKEITKD from the coding sequence ATGAAAATCTTACACATAATTACTAACACTGAACTCGGCGGGGCTCAAACCGTATGTATTTCTTTGGCCAATATGGCTTCTGATGAGGGAAATACCGTTGCTGTAGCTTCAATGAATGGCGGATATCTATGGGATAATTTAAGTTCTTCGGTTATTCAATTTAAGATTAAAAATATGATAAAGGCTATTAGATTGTTACCGGATTTGAAATGCTATTTTGAGCTAAAAAAGGTAATTAATGAATTTGCCCCCGATATTATTCATCTACATTCAAGTAAGGCCGGAACCTTAGGCCGTCTTGCGGGCTTTAAATATAGAAAAAAAATAATTTATACTGTGCACGGTTTTGATTCCATCCGTCTCCATCATAGAATTTTTTTACCGCTTGAACGTTTTTTACAAAGATTCTGCGGTGCAATAGTTGCAGTTTCTAAATATGACGAAAAAAAATTATATAAAGAAAAAATTACTAAAAATATCAAGACAATTTACAATGGTATAAGTTTAAATTCTGTTGATTCTCCGAAACCTTTTGACTCCTCTTCATATAAAAAAGTTATTATGACAATAGCCCGTATTTCCAGGCAAAAACGATTTGAAAGTTTTTTATCTATTGCTTCAGATCCTGTAATGAAAGATTACCTCTTTGTCTGGGTCGGCGGTTCTGCCGAAAAATCGATGGATGAGATAAAAAAAGACTATTCTATCCCTTCCAATGTTTTATTGCTTGGAGACTATCCAAATGCATCAAGCCTTTTGCCGTATTGTGATCTTTTCGTCTTATTTAGCAACTATGAGGGGCTTCCAATGACGATACTCGAAGCTATGGCTTATAAAAAGGCTATAGTTGCATCAAATGTAGGCGGGATTTCTGAGTTAGTTGATGTTACAAATGGTGCTCTAATTGAAACCGATGACGGTGCCGTTGAGGCAATAGGTGATATCTTGCAAGATGACGAAAAAAAGGCTAAAATGGGAAAAGCTTCATTTGAAAAATTTTCAAAGTTTTTTACTTTGGATATTATGTGGAAAAATTATCGTAGTTTATATAAAGAGATTACAAAGGATTAA
- a CDS encoding NAD-dependent epimerase/dehydratase family protein translates to MHIAIIGGSGFIGTRLTKRLLASGHKIKILDKQDSKYYPNLRVFADVRDIDSLKKELSSSLDCVINLAAEHRDDVEPKSLYDEVNVDGAENVCKVCSELGIKKIIFTSSVAVYGFAPLNTNETGKINYFNDYGRTKWFAEGKYRAWLENDNENSLTIIRPTVVFGEQNRGNVYNLLRQISSGFFPFVGNGKNKKSMAYVENVAAFIEFSLNNGPGEHLFNYIDKPDFDMNSLTNEVYKILGNENHKIFHWPYWLGYFGGFCFDLLAKISRKKLAISSIRVKKFCADTLFDSVNIPKTGFKAPVSLADGLSNTVRYEFIDKIQDHVFHTE, encoded by the coding sequence ATGCACATAGCAATAATAGGCGGTTCCGGTTTTATAGGGACAAGACTAACAAAGAGGCTTTTAGCGTCCGGACATAAAATTAAAATTCTTGATAAACAGGATAGTAAATACTATCCCAACTTGAGAGTCTTTGCTGATGTAAGGGATATAGATTCTTTAAAAAAAGAATTATCCTCTAGCCTAGACTGCGTTATCAACTTGGCGGCTGAACATCGCGATGATGTTGAACCTAAAAGCTTATATGATGAAGTAAATGTTGACGGTGCGGAAAATGTATGCAAGGTCTGTTCGGAATTGGGAATAAAAAAAATTATTTTTACAAGCTCTGTTGCGGTATACGGTTTTGCACCTTTAAATACGAACGAAACAGGTAAAATAAATTATTTTAATGATTACGGTAGAACAAAATGGTTCGCTGAAGGGAAATATCGTGCGTGGCTTGAAAACGATAACGAAAATTCGCTTACGATAATTCGTCCTACCGTTGTATTCGGCGAGCAAAATAGGGGCAATGTTTATAATCTATTAAGACAAATCAGTTCAGGCTTTTTCCCATTTGTCGGAAACGGTAAAAATAAAAAATCAATGGCCTATGTTGAAAACGTAGCTGCCTTTATCGAATTTTCTTTAAATAACGGTCCCGGAGAACACTTATTTAACTATATCGATAAACCTGACTTTGATATGAATTCTCTTACTAATGAAGTTTATAAAATCTTAGGAAATGAGAATCATAAAATTTTTCATTGGCCTTATTGGTTGGGCTATTTCGGTGGTTTTTGTTTTGACTTACTTGCCAAAATATCGAGAAAAAAATTAGCAATCAGTTCAATCAGAGTCAAAAAATTCTGTGCCGATACTCTTTTTGATTCGGTAAATATTCCAAAAACTGGATTTAAGGCTCCGGTTTCCTTGGCTGACGGTTTAAGTAATACGGTAAGGTATGAATTTATCGATAAGATTCAAGATCATGTTTTTCATACCGAGTAG
- the rfbA gene encoding glucose-1-phosphate thymidylyltransferase RfbA codes for MKAIILAGGAGTRLYPLTKAVSKQILPMYDKPMIYYPLSVMMLAGIREVLIISTPRDIGLFKELFGDGNWLGMKFEYAFQDKPRGLADAFIVGEKFIGSDSCALVLGDNIFYGRGFSSTLADAVSSIKNNGGALIFGYYVKDPRAYGVVDFDDEGNVLNIEEKPQNPKSNYAIPGLYFYDNEVIQIAKSVKPSARGEIEITSVNNAYLTMGKLRVEKLGRGMAWLDTGTYDGLLEASNFIATIQKRQGMYVSCIEEIAYLQKWISKTQLLDLSSSYNNEYGDYLKYIAENC; via the coding sequence ATGAAGGCAATAATTTTAGCAGGAGGGGCCGGAACCCGTTTATATCCGCTTACTAAGGCTGTTTCAAAACAAATTTTACCCATGTATGATAAACCCATGATTTATTATCCCTTGTCGGTTATGATGCTTGCCGGTATACGTGAGGTTTTAATTATATCTACACCGCGGGATATAGGACTTTTTAAGGAGCTTTTCGGTGATGGAAATTGGTTGGGTATGAAGTTTGAGTATGCCTTTCAAGATAAACCTCGAGGGCTTGCTGATGCCTTCATAGTGGGTGAAAAGTTCATCGGTTCTGATTCTTGTGCTTTGGTCTTGGGCGATAATATCTTTTATGGAAGAGGTTTCAGCAGCACCTTGGCGGATGCAGTTTCCTCCATAAAAAATAATGGAGGAGCTTTAATTTTCGGTTATTATGTTAAAGATCCGAGAGCTTACGGAGTTGTTGATTTTGATGATGAAGGAAATGTTTTGAATATTGAGGAGAAGCCTCAAAATCCAAAGTCAAATTATGCAATCCCAGGCTTATATTTTTATGATAATGAAGTAATTCAAATTGCAAAATCGGTTAAACCTTCGGCTAGAGGCGAGATTGAAATTACATCCGTAAATAATGCTTACCTGACTATGGGAAAATTAAGAGTTGAAAAGCTGGGCCGCGGCATGGCATGGCTTGATACGGGAACTTATGACGGCCTTTTGGAAGCCTCAAATTTTATAGCAACGATTCAAAAAAGACAGGGAATGTATGTTTCCTGTATAGAAGAAATAGCTTATTTACAAAAATGGATTTCAAAGACTCAGCTTTTAGATTTATCTTCTTCCTATAATAATGAATATGGCGATTATCTAAAATATATTGCGGAAAATTGTTAA